One genomic segment of Stigmatella erecta includes these proteins:
- a CDS encoding DUF192 domain-containing protein: MRPSSVMTGALGALLLLLACQAPEAQGKPPASRPPVTDVSAEDYVLPPLPRAWVRLKDAFGGIHRVEVEVAATPESRTRGLMWRKELAAGKGMLFLFPDEETQSFWMRNTLIPLDILFINSKMQLVGISERAVPRTLSPRSVGLPSQFVLEVPGGWCQSVGVVKGTTVEFEGVASIPIVP, encoded by the coding sequence ATGAGGCCCTCCTCCGTCATGACGGGGGCCCTGGGGGCCTTGCTGCTGCTCCTGGCCTGCCAGGCGCCCGAGGCCCAGGGCAAGCCTCCCGCGAGCCGCCCTCCTGTCACCGATGTGTCCGCCGAGGATTATGTGCTGCCCCCGCTGCCGCGTGCCTGGGTCCGCCTCAAGGATGCCTTCGGGGGCATTCACCGGGTGGAGGTGGAAGTGGCCGCCACGCCGGAGTCCCGCACGCGCGGGCTGATGTGGCGCAAGGAGCTGGCCGCCGGCAAGGGCATGCTCTTTCTCTTCCCCGACGAAGAGACGCAGAGCTTCTGGATGCGCAACACGCTCATCCCCCTGGACATCCTCTTCATCAACTCGAAGATGCAGCTGGTGGGCATCAGCGAACGGGCCGTGCCGCGCACGCTCTCGCCGCGCTCGGTGGGGCTGCCCAGCCAGTTCGTGCTGGAGGTCCCTGGCGGCTGGTGCCAGTCGGTGGGGGTGGTGAAGGGCACCACCGTGGAGTTCGAGGGTGTCGCCTCCATCCCCATCGTTCCTTGA
- a CDS encoding TIGR02266 family protein encodes MPEQKTGPEHRQHTRAPIELKVDYKKLNSFFADYTKNISKGGTFIKTKKPLPIGTRFLFKLTVPQREAPFELLGEVVWSKGDGDEPGMGIRFIYSNDAQRTEFEAVVEKLMADSLGTDLTEKLLKKPLHS; translated from the coding sequence ATGCCCGAACAGAAGACCGGTCCCGAGCACCGCCAGCACACGCGGGCGCCCATCGAACTGAAAGTCGATTACAAGAAGCTCAACTCCTTCTTCGCCGACTACACGAAGAACATCTCCAAGGGTGGCACCTTCATCAAGACGAAGAAGCCGCTGCCCATCGGCACGCGCTTCCTCTTCAAGCTGACGGTGCCTCAGCGCGAGGCGCCCTTCGAGCTGCTGGGCGAGGTGGTCTGGTCCAAGGGGGATGGGGACGAGCCCGGCATGGGCATCCGCTTCATCTACAGCAATGACGCCCAGCGCACGGAGTTCGAGGCCGTCGTCGAGAAGCTCATGGCCGACAGCCTGGGCACGGACCTGACCGAGAAGCTCCTCAAGAAGCCCCTGCATTCATGA
- a CDS encoding homoserine kinase, whose amino-acid sequence MAVYTVLDSGAFARIAEAFGLGAVHTVEAIPEGSINTNHRFLTSSGRFFVRHTTVRSAEDLRFEAALLAHLAESQFPGPAPVLTVQGAPFLELQGGRVSVFRWLAGEELKRPQLTAEHLERLGQELGKMHRLTQSFGGHRDNPYSAWQVQQWLTGLRRNPDAEVAQVAGELEGYLARAEQERAGGLEPRGVIHADLFMDNVKWLADRVGAFFDFEMACRDAYALDVAITLNAWCFEEQYVPALCQAFFRGYQDARPLSTVEREHLFGHALFGAVRYTASRIRDFHLSPLPAEQLTRKSFRTYLARARALVALGPAGFLHLMGL is encoded by the coding sequence ATGGCGGTGTACACGGTGCTGGACTCCGGGGCGTTCGCGCGGATCGCCGAGGCTTTTGGGCTGGGCGCGGTGCACACGGTCGAGGCCATCCCCGAGGGCTCCATCAATACCAACCACCGGTTCCTCACGTCCTCGGGGCGCTTCTTCGTGAGGCACACCACGGTGCGCTCGGCGGAGGACTTACGCTTCGAGGCCGCGCTGCTGGCCCACCTCGCCGAGTCCCAGTTCCCGGGCCCCGCGCCCGTGCTCACGGTGCAGGGCGCCCCCTTCCTGGAGCTGCAGGGCGGGCGGGTGTCGGTGTTCCGGTGGCTCGCGGGCGAGGAGTTGAAGCGCCCGCAGCTCACCGCGGAGCACCTGGAGCGCCTGGGCCAGGAGCTGGGGAAGATGCACCGGCTCACCCAGTCCTTCGGCGGCCACCGGGACAATCCCTACAGCGCCTGGCAGGTGCAGCAGTGGCTCACGGGGCTGCGGCGGAACCCGGACGCGGAGGTGGCCCAGGTGGCCGGGGAGCTGGAAGGGTACCTGGCGCGGGCCGAGCAGGAGCGCGCGGGCGGGCTGGAGCCGCGCGGCGTCATCCACGCGGACCTCTTCATGGACAACGTGAAGTGGCTGGCGGACCGGGTGGGCGCCTTCTTCGACTTCGAGATGGCGTGCCGGGATGCCTACGCGCTGGACGTGGCCATTACCCTGAACGCCTGGTGCTTCGAGGAGCAGTACGTGCCCGCGCTGTGCCAGGCCTTCTTCCGGGGCTACCAGGACGCGCGCCCCCTGTCGACGGTGGAGCGCGAGCACCTCTTCGGGCACGCGCTCTTCGGGGCGGTGCGCTACACCGCCAGCCGCATCCGGGACTTCCACCTGTCGCCGCTGCCCGCGGAGCAGCTCACCCGCAAGAGCTTCCGCACCTACCTGGCGCGGGCCCGGGCGCTGGTGGCCCTGGGGCCCGCGGGGTTCCTCCATCTCATGGGGCTGTGA
- a CDS encoding zinc-binding dehydrogenase, which yields MTAEALPETMRALCLMDYGGGPGALQLVRRPVPKPAPGQLLVRVKAAPIHPADQMFLRGQYGVKKPLPVVPGFEGSGTVVAAGSLGGRLLVGRRVGVSTAQSPDGTWAEYVAVPVSQCLPLWPGIDDTQGASLFVNPFSAWAMMELARQGKHPALVQSAAASTLGRMLLRLSRQAGIPLVNVVRRAEQEELLRGLGAEHVVNSSEPEFEERLRLLCHELGVTLAFDAVAGAMTGQLLQALPEGGTVVVYGALSGEESRVPVGELIFRRQKVEGFWLGTWLSQGFGKSQLRAMVEVPLRMSKAFETPVRARFPLEAAEEALRLAGTDMTAGKVFFTPNP from the coding sequence ATGACGGCTGAAGCGCTTCCCGAGACCATGCGTGCCCTGTGCCTGATGGACTACGGCGGGGGGCCCGGCGCGCTGCAGCTCGTGCGGCGCCCGGTGCCGAAGCCCGCGCCGGGGCAGCTCCTGGTGCGCGTGAAGGCCGCCCCCATCCACCCCGCGGACCAGATGTTCCTGCGGGGCCAGTACGGGGTGAAGAAGCCGCTGCCGGTGGTGCCCGGCTTCGAGGGCAGCGGCACGGTGGTGGCCGCGGGGAGCCTGGGCGGAAGGCTGCTGGTGGGGCGGCGGGTGGGGGTGTCCACCGCGCAGAGCCCGGATGGGACGTGGGCGGAGTACGTGGCGGTGCCCGTGTCCCAGTGCCTGCCGCTCTGGCCGGGCATCGATGACACGCAAGGGGCGAGCCTCTTCGTCAACCCCTTCTCGGCCTGGGCGATGATGGAGCTGGCGCGCCAGGGCAAGCACCCGGCGCTGGTGCAGAGCGCCGCGGCGAGCACCCTGGGGCGCATGCTGCTGCGGCTCTCGCGCCAGGCGGGGATTCCGCTGGTGAACGTCGTCCGCCGGGCGGAGCAGGAGGAGCTGCTGCGCGGGCTGGGCGCCGAGCACGTGGTGAACAGCAGCGAGCCGGAGTTCGAGGAGCGCCTGCGGCTGCTCTGCCACGAGCTGGGGGTGACGCTGGCCTTCGACGCGGTGGCGGGCGCGATGACGGGGCAGCTGCTGCAAGCGCTGCCCGAGGGCGGAACGGTGGTGGTCTACGGCGCGCTCTCCGGCGAGGAGAGCCGCGTGCCGGTGGGCGAACTCATCTTCCGCCGCCAGAAGGTGGAGGGGTTCTGGTTGGGCACGTGGCTCTCCCAGGGCTTCGGCAAGTCCCAGCTCCGGGCGATGGTGGAGGTGCCCCTGCGGATGAGCAAGGCGTTCGAGACGCCCGTGCGCGCGCGCTTTCCGCTCGAAGCGGCGGAAGAGGCGTTGCGCCTGGCCGGGACGGACATGACGGCGGGCAAGGTGTTCTTCACCCCGAACCCCTGA
- a CDS encoding vWA domain-containing protein yields the protein MNKTTTLLALAGGLALTALVLGLPQLTAPAMHGATPLPAPPPPALPSPPPSTSQGSLAMTSRLSHPYISPGSSDLFVTVDLQGQEVPGAQRSPVNLALIIDRSGSMSGYKLEQAKQAARHLVKLLKDEDRLAIVHYGSDVKSLPGMQATPANRERMAQYIEGIWDEGGTNISAGLLAGQAQVEAARSNYRVNRLILISDGQPTEGSTDAGSLQQLVKDIRARDMTVSSIGVGTDFNEDLMQAFAEYGAGAYGFLEDAGQLATLFQKDLQQATTQVARNVELSFELPEGVTLGEVLGYRSSTAGHTVRVALPDFSAGQAERVVARVVVTGSRVGQAVDVTGLKLAYTDLLKDKTVGTTARLSAMVTDRREEVLARQDKDATVFATRARSAQNLQKAAEALKQGRKDEAKKLIQQNQQMFHEAASVAGAPAVAADMADQDSAMAEYERAASADDVNTAVKRSKTQALKSFGRMGSTY from the coding sequence ATGAACAAGACCACCACCCTGCTGGCTTTGGCCGGAGGGCTCGCGCTGACCGCCCTCGTGCTGGGGCTGCCGCAGTTGACCGCCCCCGCGATGCATGGGGCCACGCCCCTCCCGGCCCCTCCGCCCCCGGCCCTGCCGTCCCCGCCGCCCAGCACCTCGCAGGGCTCGCTGGCGATGACGAGCCGCCTGTCCCACCCCTACATCTCCCCGGGCAGCTCGGACCTCTTCGTCACCGTGGACCTCCAGGGCCAGGAGGTGCCGGGGGCCCAGCGCAGCCCGGTGAACCTGGCGCTCATCATCGACCGGTCCGGCTCCATGAGCGGCTACAAGCTGGAGCAGGCCAAGCAGGCCGCGCGGCACCTCGTGAAGCTGCTCAAGGACGAGGACCGGCTGGCCATCGTTCACTACGGCTCGGATGTGAAGAGCCTGCCGGGCATGCAGGCCACCCCCGCGAACCGCGAGCGGATGGCGCAGTACATCGAGGGCATCTGGGACGAGGGCGGCACCAACATCAGCGCGGGCCTGCTCGCGGGCCAGGCCCAGGTCGAGGCCGCGCGCTCGAACTACCGCGTCAACCGCCTCATCCTCATCAGCGATGGGCAGCCCACCGAGGGCAGCACCGACGCGGGCAGCCTCCAGCAGCTGGTCAAGGACATCCGCGCCCGGGACATGACGGTGAGCTCCATCGGCGTGGGCACGGACTTCAACGAGGACCTGATGCAGGCGTTCGCCGAGTACGGCGCCGGCGCCTACGGCTTCCTGGAGGACGCGGGGCAGCTCGCCACGCTCTTCCAGAAGGACTTGCAGCAGGCCACCACCCAGGTGGCGCGCAACGTGGAGCTCTCCTTCGAGCTGCCCGAGGGGGTGACGCTGGGGGAGGTGCTCGGCTACCGCTCCAGCACCGCGGGCCACACGGTGCGCGTGGCCCTGCCGGACTTCTCCGCCGGCCAGGCGGAGCGCGTGGTGGCCCGGGTGGTGGTGACGGGCTCGCGCGTGGGCCAGGCGGTGGACGTGACCGGGCTGAAGCTCGCCTACACGGACCTCTTGAAGGACAAGACCGTGGGCACCACCGCCCGCCTGTCGGCGATGGTCACGGACCGGCGCGAGGAGGTGCTCGCCCGCCAGGACAAGGACGCCACCGTGTTCGCCACCCGCGCCCGCAGCGCGCAGAACCTCCAGAAGGCCGCCGAGGCCCTCAAGCAGGGACGGAAGGATGAGGCCAAGAAGCTCATCCAGCAGAACCAGCAGATGTTCCACGAGGCCGCCTCGGTGGCGGGCGCGCCGGCGGTGGCCGCCGACATGGCCGACCAGGACTCGGCCATGGCCGAGTACGAGCGCGCCGCGAGCGCGGACGACGTGAACACGGCCGTCAAGCGCTCGAAGACCCAGGCGCTCAAGAGCTTCGGGCGCATGGGCTCCACCTACTGA
- a CDS encoding outer membrane beta-barrel domain-containing protein has product MRAFSLMWVLCWAPAVALAQTAPPPAASEPAPAASSSEVEAGDVSEVDKDALGPLRERIRPVSGHLFLKKGRFEVSPSATVTFRDAFFSKYILGASLTYHPLETLGVGLRAGYALSAVSGSAQICTFTQVEGGVTRGCRSPTFEQLDGEAPGLLTLMAGVDLQWAPIYGKISVLAEKFLHFDMYGIVGASAVQYKGRRASEGEGGQSFTTVGGNVGIGFRFFLNRYMTVRTEVRDLIYVEKAVLPSTTLRNQLMFELGFSFFFPTALPES; this is encoded by the coding sequence ATGCGCGCCTTCTCTCTGATGTGGGTGCTCTGCTGGGCGCCGGCCGTGGCCCTGGCCCAGACCGCTCCACCCCCCGCGGCCTCGGAGCCCGCGCCCGCCGCGTCCTCCTCAGAGGTCGAGGCCGGCGACGTGTCCGAGGTGGACAAGGACGCGCTCGGCCCGCTGCGCGAGCGCATCCGCCCCGTGTCTGGCCACCTGTTCCTCAAGAAGGGCCGCTTCGAGGTCAGCCCCTCGGCCACCGTCACCTTCCGGGATGCGTTCTTCTCCAAGTACATCCTGGGGGCGTCGCTGACCTACCACCCCCTGGAGACGCTCGGAGTGGGGCTGCGCGCCGGGTACGCGCTCTCGGCGGTGTCCGGCTCGGCGCAGATCTGCACCTTCACCCAGGTGGAGGGGGGCGTCACCCGCGGGTGCCGCTCGCCGACCTTCGAGCAGCTGGATGGCGAGGCCCCCGGCCTGCTCACCCTGATGGCGGGGGTGGACCTGCAGTGGGCGCCCATCTACGGGAAGATCTCCGTGCTGGCCGAGAAGTTCCTCCACTTCGACATGTACGGCATCGTGGGTGCCTCGGCGGTCCAGTACAAGGGACGGCGCGCCAGCGAGGGCGAGGGGGGCCAGAGCTTCACGACGGTGGGCGGAAACGTGGGCATCGGCTTCCGCTTCTTCCTCAACCGGTACATGACGGTGCGCACCGAGGTGCGTGACCTCATCTATGTGGAGAAGGCGGTCCTTCCCTCCACCACGCTGCGCAACCAGCTGATGTTCGAGCTGGGCTTCTCCTTCTTCTTCCCCACTGCCCTTCCCGAGTCATGA
- a CDS encoding nuclear transport factor 2 family protein — protein sequence MNVRSLLVLPLLLLATACATRRIAGTDIEDTEDSRAILAVMERYRSGLEAKDARAILAIVSENFREDSGTETLEDDLTYANLADHLKNLFSRLDNPKVDVNVRRLDINKNQAVAIYYWNASWRLPSLTSRAQSDSELEQMVLEKRDGQWKIVSGI from the coding sequence ATGAACGTCCGATCGCTCCTTGTCCTGCCCCTGCTGCTCCTGGCCACGGCATGCGCCACCCGGCGCATTGCCGGCACCGATATCGAAGACACCGAGGACTCGCGCGCCATCCTCGCCGTGATGGAGCGCTACCGGTCCGGCCTGGAGGCCAAGGACGCCCGCGCCATCCTGGCCATCGTCTCCGAGAACTTCCGCGAGGACTCCGGCACGGAGACGCTGGAGGACGATCTCACCTATGCCAATCTGGCAGACCACCTGAAGAACCTCTTCTCCCGGCTGGACAACCCCAAGGTGGACGTCAACGTGCGCCGGCTGGACATCAACAAGAACCAGGCCGTCGCCATCTACTACTGGAACGCGAGCTGGCGTCTGCCCTCGCTGACGTCCCGGGCCCAGAGCGACTCGGAGCTGGAGCAGATGGTGCTCGAGAAGCGCGACGGCCAGTGGAAGATCGTCTCCGGCATTTAG
- a CDS encoding outer membrane beta-barrel domain-containing protein gives MNRLKATLLALCFGPALALAQSQEGMGLDLSGSDANQAEESQTEETPPAAETPPAPEAAPPAAEPPPEPVAVSTDVTLEDRVKSVQRKVYLKKGRFELTPQVSFSINDPYYSKLGASLRGAYYFADTLAVAVRGSVMQVIPSEDVRIAKRSFQAAIYNSVPNWAAMGDVEWSPLYGKVAFLNSILHFDGYLVGGLGVVQTETSSLPGRGLNIATDLGVGLRFVAKDFLAVNTSLINTSYVDQPLGTSKGALQNVMTINAGISLFFPLQSTGREGE, from the coding sequence GTGAATCGCCTCAAGGCCACCCTGCTTGCGCTGTGCTTTGGACCCGCACTGGCGCTCGCCCAATCCCAAGAGGGGATGGGACTCGACCTCAGCGGCTCGGACGCCAATCAGGCCGAGGAGTCGCAGACCGAAGAGACCCCTCCTGCCGCTGAAACCCCACCCGCCCCGGAGGCCGCCCCGCCGGCCGCCGAGCCCCCTCCGGAGCCCGTGGCCGTCTCCACGGACGTGACCTTGGAGGACCGGGTCAAGAGCGTTCAGCGAAAGGTGTACCTGAAGAAGGGCCGCTTCGAGCTGACGCCCCAGGTGAGCTTCTCCATCAATGATCCGTATTACTCGAAGCTGGGCGCCTCGCTGCGCGGGGCGTACTACTTCGCGGACACCCTGGCGGTGGCCGTGCGTGGCTCGGTGATGCAGGTGATTCCCTCCGAGGACGTGCGCATCGCCAAGCGCAGCTTCCAGGCGGCCATCTACAACTCGGTGCCCAACTGGGCCGCCATGGGCGACGTGGAGTGGAGCCCCCTGTATGGCAAGGTGGCCTTCCTCAACTCCATTCTCCACTTCGACGGCTACCTCGTGGGCGGCCTGGGCGTGGTGCAGACCGAGACGTCCTCGCTGCCGGGCCGCGGGCTCAACATCGCCACCGACCTGGGCGTGGGCCTGCGCTTCGTGGCCAAGGACTTCCTGGCGGTGAACACTTCCTTGATCAACACCTCGTACGTGGATCAGCCCCTGGGTACCAGCAAGGGGGCGCTGCAGAACGTCATGACGATCAACGCAGGCATCTCGCTGTTCTTCCCCCTGCAGTCCACTGGCCGGGAGGGCGAGTGA
- the purE gene encoding 5-(carboxyamino)imidazole ribonucleotide mutase yields MASADTPWVGVIMGGKSDLEYLRPAIDILTELGIPHEVRIVSAHRTPDWMIEYASTAESRGLSVIIAAAGGAAHLPGMVASKTLLPVLGVPMPTTVLNGFDALLSIVQMPKGVPVGTQAIGKPGAANAALHAASILALQRPELRARLASWRKARTDEVLHERELS; encoded by the coding sequence ATGGCGAGTGCGGACACCCCGTGGGTCGGAGTCATCATGGGCGGCAAGAGCGATCTCGAGTACCTGCGCCCTGCCATCGACATCCTCACCGAGCTGGGCATCCCCCACGAGGTGCGCATCGTCTCCGCCCACCGCACCCCGGACTGGATGATCGAATACGCCTCCACGGCGGAGTCCCGGGGGCTGTCGGTCATCATCGCGGCGGCAGGTGGCGCGGCCCACTTGCCGGGCATGGTGGCCAGCAAGACGCTGCTGCCCGTGCTGGGGGTGCCCATGCCCACCACGGTGCTCAACGGCTTCGATGCGCTGCTGTCCATCGTCCAGATGCCCAAGGGCGTCCCCGTGGGCACGCAGGCCATCGGCAAGCCCGGCGCGGCCAACGCCGCGCTCCATGCCGCCTCCATCCTCGCGCTCCAGCGCCCGGAGCTGCGCGCGCGGCTGGCCAGCTGGCGCAAGGCCCGCACCGACGAGGTTCTCCACGAGCGGGAGCTGTCATGA
- the cglC gene encoding adventurous gliding motility lipoprotein CglC, with translation MSARLVIVLSAALLASACEVTTQLGQECLLIKQDPDRPGESTAILEREILAGQDFISFGVTDCEDLVCVRDANFAKDPNPEAQAKGYCSQDCVEGSGKSGCEVTDTGVAESIRNGITCRSLLLDQASLERLRQEDPVAYRRTFGENNSPYFCAVTLTP, from the coding sequence ATGTCTGCGCGTCTGGTCATCGTTCTGAGTGCCGCCCTGCTCGCCAGCGCGTGCGAGGTCACCACCCAGCTGGGCCAGGAGTGCCTGCTGATCAAACAGGATCCGGACCGCCCCGGGGAGTCCACGGCCATCCTCGAGCGGGAGATCCTCGCCGGCCAGGACTTCATCTCCTTTGGCGTCACGGACTGTGAGGACCTCGTCTGCGTCCGGGATGCGAACTTCGCGAAGGATCCGAACCCGGAGGCCCAGGCCAAGGGCTACTGCAGCCAGGACTGCGTGGAGGGCTCGGGCAAGTCGGGCTGCGAGGTCACGGACACGGGTGTGGCCGAGAGCATCCGCAACGGCATCACCTGCCGCTCGCTGCTGCTGGACCAGGCCTCGCTGGAGCGGCTGCGCCAGGAGGACCCCGTGGCCTACCGGCGGACGTTCGGGGAGAACAACTCGCCGTACTTCTGCGCGGTCACGCTGACGCCCTGA
- the ybaK gene encoding Cys-tRNA(Pro) deacylase, translated as MKTNAARLLDTLGVAYELREYAVDPEDLSAETVAAKVGLPAEQVFKTLVARGDRTGVLLAVVPGDAELDLKALARLSGDRKVDTVPLKELQPLTGYIRGGVTAIGGKKEYPVFADETIELFDLISVSAGVRGTQLLLAPAAYRQVTKCKVGPISRPKG; from the coding sequence GTGAAGACGAACGCCGCCCGCCTGCTGGACACGCTCGGGGTCGCCTACGAGCTGCGCGAGTACGCGGTGGACCCCGAGGACCTGTCCGCGGAGACGGTGGCCGCCAAGGTGGGGCTGCCCGCGGAGCAGGTGTTCAAGACGCTGGTGGCGCGCGGCGACCGGACGGGCGTCCTCCTGGCGGTGGTGCCCGGCGACGCCGAGCTGGACCTGAAGGCGCTGGCCCGGCTGAGCGGGGACCGGAAGGTGGACACCGTGCCCCTGAAGGAGCTTCAGCCGCTCACGGGCTACATCCGTGGCGGCGTGACGGCCATTGGCGGCAAGAAGGAGTACCCCGTCTTCGCGGACGAGACGATCGAGCTGTTCGACCTCATCTCCGTGTCCGCGGGCGTACGGGGCACCCAGCTCCTGCTGGCCCCGGCCGCCTACCGGCAGGTGACGAAGTGCAAGGTGGGCCCCATCTCCCGCCCGAAGGGCTGA
- the purK gene encoding 5-(carboxyamino)imidazole ribonucleotide synthase: MKTVLPGGTLGILGGGQLGRMMALSARTLGFQVQALDPDPACPARWVVDQCYTADFGDTKAAAQLARACEVVTLEIEKIPLASLRAAAEHAPVRPSAEVLEVVQHRGRQKAWLAKNGFPLGPWREVGRAEDLAAEVSALGGRCFVKSCEGGYDGRGQVVVKSATEAPQAWRELGGRAVVVEATLDLEAELSVLVARNPRGETAVYPPAFNHHEDRILAWSLLPGPVPPTVAAQAADIARAMAHALQVEGLLVVEMFLLKDGTLLVNELAPRPHNSFHATEVACLTSQFEQAVRAVCNLPLGSVEVVRPAAIVNLLGDLWLSEGGPRFEQVLAMPGVRLHLYGKREARKGRKMGHLSAVGTTPEEALTRVKAAAQALGM, from the coding sequence ATGAAAACCGTGCTTCCCGGAGGTACCCTCGGCATCCTGGGCGGTGGACAGCTCGGCCGGATGATGGCGCTGTCGGCCCGCACGCTCGGCTTCCAGGTCCAGGCGCTGGATCCGGATCCCGCCTGCCCCGCCCGCTGGGTGGTGGACCAGTGCTACACGGCCGACTTCGGTGACACGAAGGCGGCGGCCCAGCTCGCCCGGGCGTGCGAGGTGGTGACGCTGGAGATCGAAAAGATCCCCCTCGCCTCGCTGAGGGCGGCGGCGGAGCACGCGCCGGTGCGCCCCTCCGCCGAGGTCCTGGAAGTCGTGCAGCACCGGGGACGGCAGAAGGCGTGGCTGGCCAAGAACGGCTTCCCGCTGGGCCCCTGGCGTGAGGTGGGCCGCGCGGAGGACCTCGCCGCGGAGGTGAGCGCCCTGGGCGGGCGCTGCTTCGTGAAGTCCTGCGAGGGCGGCTACGACGGCCGCGGGCAGGTGGTGGTGAAGTCCGCCACGGAGGCCCCCCAGGCCTGGCGCGAGCTGGGCGGGCGCGCGGTGGTGGTGGAGGCCACGCTGGACCTGGAGGCCGAGCTGTCCGTGCTGGTGGCCCGCAACCCCCGGGGCGAGACGGCGGTGTATCCGCCCGCGTTCAACCACCACGAGGACCGCATCCTCGCCTGGTCGCTGCTCCCGGGCCCGGTGCCCCCCACCGTGGCCGCGCAGGCCGCGGACATCGCCCGCGCCATGGCCCACGCGCTCCAGGTCGAGGGGCTCCTGGTGGTGGAGATGTTCCTGTTGAAGGACGGCACGCTGCTGGTGAACGAGCTGGCCCCCCGGCCGCACAACAGCTTCCACGCCACGGAGGTGGCCTGCCTCACCAGCCAGTTCGAGCAGGCCGTGCGCGCGGTGTGCAACCTGCCCCTGGGCTCGGTCGAGGTGGTGCGCCCCGCGGCCATCGTCAACCTGCTGGGGGACCTGTGGCTGAGCGAGGGCGGCCCCCGCTTCGAGCAGGTGCTGGCGATGCCGGGCGTCCGGCTGCACCTGTACGGCAAGCGCGAGGCGCGCAAGGGCCGGAAGATGGGACACCTGTCCGCCGTGGGCACCACGCCCGAGGAGGCGCTCACCCGGGTCAAGGCCGCCGCCCAGGCCCTGGGGATGTGA